A window of the Citrus sinensis cultivar Valencia sweet orange chromosome 9, DVS_A1.0, whole genome shotgun sequence genome harbors these coding sequences:
- the LOC102622851 gene encoding uncharacterized protein LOC102622851, which translates to MAADVSSLVRVLNRYKDDRAAANESPAALITRDLLGGGGGSEVVMNNNSNNECQELDLDMQVPNGWEKRLDLKSGKVYLQRCNMPSSPSSSDHKQYQQTNQTVQRLQDLNFPESPSSKPLLNLLDENSLELKLVSSSSQSSGSNYQSVCTLDKVKSALERAKKDPNKKRLSSTWNSNNNNNNNSSLAISSPSYSSSSSSIKDSKDDQELMEENLLVASPIAAGCPGCLCYVLIMKNNPTCPRCNSVVPIPAMKKPRIDLNISI; encoded by the exons ATGGCAGCTGATGTGAGCTCTTTGGTTCGAGTACTTAACAGGTACAAGGATGATCGGGCGGCTGCAAATGAATCACCAGCGGCTCTGATCACTAGAGATTTGCTTGGTGGTGGTGGCGGCAGTGAAGTTGTgatgaataataatagtaataatgaGTGTCAAGAATTGGACCTTGACATGCAGGTTCCTAATGGTTGGGAAAAGCGACTAGACTTGAAG TCAGGTAAGGTCTATTTACAAAGATGCAACATGCCAAGCTCTCCATCATCCTCAGATCACAAGCAATATCAGCAAACCAATCAAACAGTACAAAGGCTTCAAGATTTAAATTTCCCAGAGTCACCATCATCAAAACCTTTGTTAAATCTCTTGGATGAAAATAGCTTGGAGTTAAAACTAGTTTCATCATCCTCACAATCATCAGGCAGCAACTATCAAAGTGTATGCACTTTGGATAAAGTAAAATCAGCTCTTGAACGAGCCAAGAAGGATCCTAACAAGAAGAGATTATCATCAACGTGGAATtccaataacaacaacaataataattcatcGCTAGCCATCTCATCACCTTCATATTCATCGTCTTCATCTTCCATCAAAGACTCGAAAGATGATCAAGAACTAATGGAAGAAAATTTGTTAGTCGCTTCACCAATAGCAGCAGGGTGCCCCGGATGCTTATGTTATGTGTTGATAATGAAGAACAATCCAACGTGTCCAAGGTGCAATTCGGTTGTTCCAATTCCGGCAATGAAGAAGCCTCGGATTGATCTCAATATATCTATATGA
- the LOC102622556 gene encoding nucleolar complex-associated protein 3 has translation MGKKQKQKIILPPELPPEILEDEIEVSDEDLQFVSENRDYAGFVSRLDTHSITKHVTRVADVKEDDLEALYEKRLRKTSVLKENEDKGLQLDPVDALPVKTLDGKLYYRTRPKPENGGDENEVGEGEKDGGGNEGIIKLTKAERRAKLKKSKKEAKKEGKKLSKPEEAEQAPQVAVLAEVKEDLTAEELFESKKCKLAELGMALLADPESNIKSLKEMLQIARDDNPSISKLGFLSLLAVFKDIIPGYRIRLPTEKELEMKVSKEVKKMRFYESTLLSAYKAYLQKLIASEKQPVFHQVVVRCICNLLDAVPHFNCCEILLEVVVRNLGSQDVVVRKLCCATIKSLFTNEGKHGGAATVEAVRLIANHVKVKNCQLHPDFVEVFMSLSFDEDLQRREVPDDKSKVKNKKNNKRKSIEEPSQLQQNERKKNKKELMLKTREEVAAEYKAASLAPDVMEKRRMQTETISAVFETYFRILKHTMMFTAVSSEANASSIGGASGAHPLLAPCLKGLGKFSHLIDLDYIGDLMNYLKRLAGGGSSNDGPSQKNSNHLTVTERLRCCIVAFRVMRNNLDALNVDLQDFFVQLYNLILEYRPGRDQGEVLAEALKIMLCDDRQHDMQKAAAFVKRLATFSLSIGSAESMAALVTLKNLLQKNIKCRNLLENDAGGGSVSGSISIYQPYAMDPNLSGALASVLWEINLLSKHYHPSISTAASSIAGMNSAHNQVYHAILSPQQAFMDLLLERESFNSKSDTQKSSSRRKRGNGTSILANTELSSNMSGSIDENEVSKKLGDHFMLLRNIKENERLRDELDRATLSLHLYDEYKKQKKTGSTKTKKCKKLLNA, from the exons ATGGGGaagaagcagaagcagaagATAATACTACCGCCGGAGCTTCCACCCGAAATATTGGAGGACGAAATAGAAGTTTCGGATGAGGACTTGCAATTCGTCAGCGAAAATCGTGACTACGCCGGCTTTGTTTCCCGCTTAGACACTCATTCTATCACCAA GCATGTAACACGGGTTGCGGATGTGAAGGAAGATGATTTGGAGGCATTATATGAGAAGCGATTAAGGAAAACGTCGGTGctgaaagaaaatgaggataAAGGGCTTCAACTTGATCCTGTTGATGCTCTTCCTGTCAAGACATTGGATGGGAAACTCTATTACCGGACGA GACCTAAACCAGAAAATGGCGGAGATGAAAACGAAGTAGGAGAGGGTGAAAAGGATGGCGGTGGAAATGAAGGCATCATTAAGCTGACAAAAGCAGAGAGGAGAGCCAAGCTTAAGAAAAGTAAGAAAGAGGCAAAGAAAGAAGGGAAGAAGTTGAGTAAACCTGAAGAAGCAGAGCAAGCCCCACAAGTGGCTGTGCTG GCTGAGGTGAAAGAAGATCTCACGGCTGAAGAATTGTTTGAAAGCAAGAAGTGTAAACTTGCAGAACTTGGAATGGCACTGCTTGCTGATCCAGAGTCCAATATTAAGTCTTTGAAAGAGATGTTACAAATTGCTAGAGATGACAATCCTTCTATTTCCAAACTTGGGTTTCTGTCATTGTTGGCTGTTTTCAAAGACATTATTCCTGG CTACCGGATTAGGCTTCCAACTGAAAAAGAGCTAGAGATGAAGGTTTCCAAGGAGGTTAAGAAGATGCGATTTTATGAATCAACACTTTTATCCGCTTACAAG GCATACCTCCAGAAGTTGATAGCATCAGAAAAGCAGCCTGTGTTTCACCAAGTGGTTGTTCGTTGCATTTGCAATTTGCTTGATGCAGTTCCCCACTTTAACTGCTGTGAGATCCTGTTGGAGGTTGTTGTCAGAAACCTAGGCTCCCAGGATGTTGTTGTGAG GAAACTTTGTTGTGCTACAATCAAGTCACTTTTTACCAACGAAGGAAAACATGGTGGTGCGGCTACTGTTGAGGCAGTTCGATTGATTGCAAACCATGTGAAAGTTAAAAATTGTCAATTGCATCCTGATTTTGTTGAG GTATTTATGTCCTTATCATTTGATGAAGATCTTCAGAGACGTGAAGTGCCAGATGATAAGAGCAAAGTtaagaacaagaaaaataataaaagaaagagcATTGAGGAGCCTAGCCAATTGCagcaaaatgaaagaaagaaaaacaagaaagaatTGATGTTAAAAACGAGAGAGGAG GTTGCTGCTGAGTACAAAGCTGCTTCTCTTGCCCCAGATGTTATGGAGAAGAGAAGGATGCAGACCGAAACAATTTCTGCTGTATTTGAGACTTATTTTCGAATTCTGAAGCACACCATGATGTTCACTGCTGTCAG TTCTGAAGCAAATGCTAGTTCGATTGGTGGTGCATCTGGTGCGCACCCACTGCTTGCTCCATGTCTAAAGGGATTGGGAAAGTTCTCTCATCTCATTGACTTGGATTACATCGGCGATCTTATGAACTATTTGAAAAGGCTTGCTGGTGGAGGTAGCAGCAATGACGGCCCTTCCCAGAAAAACTCGAATCATTTGACTGTTACTGAACGCCTCCGATGCTGCATTGTTGCTTTTAGAGTAATGAGGAATAATCTTGATGCCTTGAATGTTGATTTACAGGACTTCTTTGTCCAGCTTTACAATCTTATTCTTGAGTACAGACCTGGAAG AGATCAAGGTGAAGTGTTAGCTGAGGCTTTGAAGATAATGTTATGTGATGATAGACAGCATGACATGCAAAAGGCTGCTGCATTTGTAAAACGGTTGGCTACTTTCTCATTATCCATCGGATCTGCAGAATCCATGGCTG CCTTGGTCACTTTAAAAAATCTACTGCAGAAGAATATTAAGTGCCGAAATCTGTTGGAAAATGATGCTGGAGGTGGCTCAGTGTCAGGTTCTATTTCG ATATATCAGCCCTATGCCATGGATCCCAATTTAAGTGGTGCACTTGCTTCAGTCCTCTGGGAGATCAACCTTCTATCTAAACACTATCATCCATCTATTTCAACAGCTGCTTCAAGCATTGCAGGCATGAACTCTGCTCATAACCAAGTTTATCATGCCATTCTCTCCCCGCAACAAGCTTTCATGGATTTGTTACTTGAAAGGGAGTCATTCAACTCAAAGAGTGATACTCAAAAATCAAGCAGCAGGAGGAAAAGAGGAAATGGGACTTCCATATTGGCAAACACTGAATTATCATCAAACATGTCAGGTTCAATTGATGAGAATGAAGTGAGCAAGAAACTTGGTGACCATTTTATGCTTCTCCGCAACATTAAGGAAAACGAGAGATTGAGGGATGAGTTAGATCGTGCAACGTTATCCCTACATTTATATGATGAATATAAGAAGCAAAAGAAGACTGGAAGCACAAAAACCAAGAAGTGCAAAAAGTTGTTGAATGCTTAG